One window from the genome of [Clostridium] celerecrescens 18A encodes:
- a CDS encoding S8 family peptidase — protein MKKTTRAACLILAFLLAGLPFFNSPVPVKGSETALTSALSAQSSDSGQALQTMALGPGLINLSPADEFSTYQWGLKNDGEFRLIELKSKFKAIDNIYDGRKSKDGTIKPGPGDYESTVIGAVTGIDINVQPAWKLYDQAENKRSVIVAIIDTGIDINHLELKNAIWTNPGEIDGDGIDNDGDGYVDDIHGWNFYSGNNQIFTGSEDSHGTHAAGTISAARGVYGIAGITDNNYVKIMPLKALGGEDGLGSPEAVIQAIHYAEAHGASICNLSMGTTAYSEELAQTMKNSRMLFVVSCGNGGISGLGYDTDIYPVYPASLPYDNIISVANLLFDGTLSKDSNYGATSVDIAAPGSYILSTVPGNAYGFMSGTSMAAPMVTGVAAMLYSYRQDISLSDVKTILLNSSRKLDTLSGKMVSGGLLDAYEALTWNYSHQQ, from the coding sequence ATGAAAAAAACAACTCGCGCCGCTTGTCTGATCCTAGCCTTCCTACTTGCAGGCCTGCCGTTTTTTAACAGCCCTGTTCCCGTAAAAGGCTCCGAAACAGCCTTAACCAGCGCACTTTCGGCACAATCTTCAGACAGTGGACAAGCACTGCAGACTATGGCCCTCGGCCCCGGTCTTATAAACCTATCCCCCGCGGATGAATTTTCCACTTATCAGTGGGGACTAAAAAATGACGGGGAATTCCGCCTTATAGAGTTAAAATCCAAATTTAAGGCCATTGATAATATTTACGATGGGCGGAAATCAAAAGATGGTACGATTAAGCCTGGTCCCGGGGACTATGAATCAACAGTGATCGGTGCCGTCACCGGAATCGATATTAATGTACAGCCTGCATGGAAGCTTTACGATCAGGCTGAGAACAAGCGCTCTGTCATAGTCGCCATCATCGATACCGGCATTGATATCAATCACCTGGAGCTTAAAAATGCCATATGGACCAATCCCGGTGAGATTGACGGGGATGGAATCGATAACGACGGCGACGGATATGTAGATGATATTCATGGATGGAATTTTTATTCCGGAAACAACCAGATCTTTACCGGCAGCGAGGATAGCCATGGAACCCATGCGGCAGGAACGATCAGCGCCGCCCGGGGAGTCTACGGCATTGCCGGGATCACGGACAATAACTACGTAAAGATCATGCCTTTAAAAGCCCTGGGAGGCGAAGACGGGCTTGGATCCCCGGAAGCTGTGATCCAGGCAATCCATTATGCCGAAGCTCATGGCGCTTCCATCTGCAACTTAAGCATGGGCACCACAGCTTACAGCGAGGAACTTGCACAGACCATGAAAAATTCCCGTATGCTGTTTGTGGTATCCTGTGGTAACGGCGGAATCTCCGGGCTGGGATATGATACAGATATCTACCCTGTTTATCCTGCTTCCCTCCCCTATGACAACATAATATCCGTGGCGAACCTCTTGTTTGACGGAACCTTAAGCAAGGATTCCAACTATGGCGCAACAAGCGTTGATATAGCCGCCCCCGGCAGCTACATATTAAGCACTGTTCCAGGAAATGCCTACGGTTTTATGAGCGGCACTTCTATGGCCGCTCCCATGGTAACAGGTGTGGCTGCTATGCTCTATTCCTACCGGCAGGACATTTCCCTGTCAGATGTAAAAACAATACTTTTAAATTCCAGCAGAAAGCTTGATACCCTATCAGGGAAGATGGTAAGCGGAGGTCTTCTAGATGCATATGAGGCCCTGACCTGGAATTATTCACACCAGCAATGA
- a CDS encoding MupG family TIM beta-alpha barrel fold protein, with amino-acid sequence MNTGISIYFSSGMEKNERLIKKAIKSGVKYAFTSLHIPEETGIDYRSDVLKLLSMCREGGLNLIVDVGPETLEKFETDSIAELKELGITHVRLDYGFDAKETVEISKDFYVVFNASTIMEEELLEWKKYGADFTRFTACHNFYPKQFTALSLKQTKEMNQRLQYLGFTTMAFVPGNLELRGPLFEGLPTVEEHRGRKDQVLLNMLELFYDGSCDVVLIGDVDVEEGDWMDIQCLSQDYVELKADIRSPYVFVRDIIHHDRPDSSGYVIRSQESRQYKQEIKPDHENQVQVRKQGSISISNENYLRYMGELEIARVDLPGEDRVNIIGRVHDSYMKYLPYIQKGLGVKLI; translated from the coding sequence ATGAATACAGGAATTTCAATCTATTTTTCAAGTGGAATGGAAAAGAATGAACGCTTAATAAAGAAAGCGATAAAGAGCGGAGTGAAGTATGCGTTTACTTCACTCCACATTCCAGAGGAAACAGGAATCGATTACCGTTCGGATGTATTAAAGCTTCTTAGCATGTGCAGGGAAGGCGGGTTAAATCTCATTGTGGATGTGGGTCCAGAGACCCTGGAAAAGTTTGAAACAGACAGCATAGCAGAGCTTAAAGAGCTTGGAATCACCCATGTCCGCCTTGATTATGGTTTTGATGCAAAAGAGACGGTAGAGATTTCCAAGGATTTTTATGTGGTATTTAATGCCTCAACCATTATGGAGGAAGAGCTTTTAGAGTGGAAAAAGTATGGGGCTGATTTCACCAGATTTACTGCATGCCATAACTTTTATCCCAAGCAGTTTACAGCCCTGTCATTGAAACAGACAAAGGAAATGAACCAGAGACTACAGTATCTTGGTTTTACTACCATGGCTTTTGTACCTGGGAATCTGGAACTGAGAGGTCCCTTGTTTGAAGGTCTTCCCACGGTGGAAGAGCACAGGGGAAGGAAAGACCAGGTGCTTTTGAACATGCTGGAACTCTTCTATGATGGTTCCTGCGATGTGGTGCTGATCGGAGATGTGGATGTAGAAGAAGGGGACTGGATGGATATCCAATGCTTAAGCCAGGATTATGTGGAGCTTAAGGCAGATATTCGTTCTCCCTACGTATTTGTAAGAGATATCATTCATCATGACAGACCGGATTCCAGCGGATACGTTATTCGTTCCCAGGAGTCAAGACAGTATAAGCAGGAAATCAAGCCTGATCATGAGAATCAGGTTCAAGTAAGGAAGCAGGGAAGTATCAGCATTTCCAATGAGAATTATTTAAGGTATATGGGAGAACTGGAAATTGCCAGAGTTGATCTGCCTGGAGAGGATAGGGTAAATATCATAGGACGGGTACATGACTCTTATATGAAATATTTGCCTTATATTCAGAAAGGGCTTGGAGTGAAACTTATATAA
- a CDS encoding PTS transporter subunit EIIC, whose product MNYKQISEQLLTLLGGKANITSNAACMTRLRVGLRDTSKADIEGVKKVEGVLGVVESDTLQIVFGPGKVNKVLDEFYKLTGLAKGQAENGPDQDINEVAKENKALQKAKYDKPVQRFLKKISNIFVALLPGIIAAGLINGICNVINVSTGGSLLGVWWYQCIRTMGWALFAYLPILVGYNAAKEFGGSGVLGAIAGAMSIANPGMPLLATVKDAQILLPITNTAFNPASGGLLAALIAGAFFAFLEKNIRKRMPDLIDTFVSPLLVLIIGGIVALLVIQPLGAGLTKVIFALLSFVYEKMGVVGGYILSAGFLPLVAVGLHQALTPIHALLNDPEGATKGINYLLPILMMAGGGQVGAGIALYVKTKNVKLKRYIRDSIPVGILGIGEPMMYAVTLPLGRSFITACIGAGFGGAVAALMHIGTVSQGVSGLFGLLIVQPGQQIGYIISMLIAYAGGFLVTYFFGVDEDRINEVYGE is encoded by the coding sequence GTGAATTACAAGCAAATCAGTGAACAATTATTAACGCTGCTTGGGGGAAAAGCGAACATAACTTCCAATGCTGCCTGCATGACAAGGCTTCGCGTCGGCTTAAGGGATACATCAAAGGCTGATATTGAAGGTGTAAAAAAGGTAGAGGGAGTTCTTGGAGTTGTTGAGAGTGACACGCTCCAGATTGTATTTGGACCGGGGAAAGTAAATAAGGTATTGGACGAATTTTATAAGCTGACAGGACTTGCAAAAGGCCAGGCTGAGAATGGACCGGATCAGGATATTAATGAAGTTGCTAAGGAAAATAAAGCGCTTCAAAAGGCAAAATATGATAAACCGGTACAGAGATTTTTAAAGAAGATCTCCAATATTTTCGTAGCGCTGCTTCCAGGCATCATTGCAGCAGGTTTGATCAACGGTATTTGTAATGTTATTAATGTTTCTACCGGCGGTTCACTTTTAGGAGTTTGGTGGTATCAATGCATCCGGACGATGGGCTGGGCACTGTTTGCTTACCTGCCTATCCTGGTTGGTTACAATGCTGCAAAGGAATTCGGCGGTTCAGGAGTACTTGGAGCGATTGCAGGTGCTATGTCTATTGCCAACCCGGGTATGCCTCTCCTTGCAACGGTAAAGGATGCACAGATTCTTCTTCCTATTACTAATACAGCTTTTAATCCGGCTTCCGGCGGTCTTTTGGCAGCTCTGATCGCAGGCGCATTCTTTGCTTTTCTTGAAAAGAATATCAGAAAGCGTATGCCTGACTTAATTGATACCTTTGTAAGCCCTCTTTTAGTACTTATCATTGGCGGTATTGTTGCCCTGCTGGTAATTCAGCCTTTGGGCGCAGGCTTAACAAAGGTGATCTTTGCCCTCTTAAGCTTTGTATATGAAAAAATGGGCGTTGTAGGAGGATATATTTTATCAGCAGGCTTCCTTCCTTTGGTTGCAGTAGGCTTGCATCAGGCATTGACCCCGATCCATGCCCTGCTAAATGATCCGGAAGGTGCAACAAAGGGAATCAATTACCTTCTTCCAATCCTTATGATGGCAGGCGGCGGACAGGTAGGTGCCGGCATTGCACTGTATGTAAAGACAAAGAACGTAAAATTAAAAAGATATATCCGTGATTCCATACCAGTAGGTATTCTTGGAATCGGAGAGCCTATGATGTATGCAGTGACCCTGCCTCTTGGCAGATCCTTTATTACCGCCTGCATCGGTGCTGGATTCGGAGGAGCTGTTGCAGCTCTCATGCACATTGGTACCGTTTCTCAGGGTGTATCCGGTTTGTTTGGTCTGCTGATTGTCCAGCCTGGACAGCAGATTGGTTACATTATATCAATGCTTATTGCTTATGCAGGGGGCTTCCTGGTAACCTATTTCTTCGGTGTGGATGAGGACAGAATCAATGAGGTATATGGAGAATAA
- the murQ gene encoding N-acetylmuramic acid 6-phosphate etherase: MIDLSVLTTESRNSDTMNLDEMTPLQIAAIMNQEDEKAVKAVEEVLPQIATAIEWATDSLKAGGRIIYIGAGTSGRLGVLDAVECPPTFGVSRELVVGLIAGGDKAFVEAVEGAEDSETLCEADLKEIGLTSKDIVIGLAASGRTPYVIYGLDFANKTGCHTVAIACNKGSDVGKKARLAIEPVTGPEVLTGSTRLKAGTAQKMILNMISTGSMVGIGKAYENLMVDVKQSNEKLVVRSQNIVMTATGCTREEAETVLKQAEGHVKTAITMILLDCEPEAARQKLSQAGGKIREALK; the protein is encoded by the coding sequence ATGATTGATTTGTCAGTGCTGACAACAGAGTCCCGCAATTCGGATACCATGAACCTGGATGAAATGACACCGCTTCAAATTGCGGCCATCATGAACCAGGAAGATGAAAAGGCCGTAAAAGCCGTGGAGGAAGTGCTGCCCCAGATTGCCACAGCAATTGAATGGGCAACAGACAGCCTGAAAGCAGGAGGCCGAATCATATATATTGGTGCTGGAACATCCGGTCGCCTTGGAGTACTGGATGCGGTAGAATGTCCACCCACCTTCGGCGTTTCCAGAGAACTGGTAGTAGGCCTGATTGCAGGCGGGGATAAAGCTTTTGTAGAGGCAGTAGAAGGAGCCGAGGACAGTGAGACCTTATGTGAGGCGGATTTAAAGGAAATTGGCCTTACCTCAAAGGATATTGTGATCGGACTGGCGGCGTCTGGCCGAACACCCTATGTGATCTACGGCCTTGATTTTGCAAATAAAACAGGCTGTCATACCGTAGCAATCGCATGTAATAAAGGATCTGATGTTGGAAAAAAAGCAAGGCTGGCCATTGAACCGGTGACAGGACCTGAGGTATTGACCGGATCAACCAGATTAAAGGCAGGAACCGCACAAAAGATGATCCTCAATATGATTTCAACAGGAAGCATGGTCGGAATCGGGAAAGCCTATGAAAATCTTATGGTGGATGTAAAGCAGAGCAACGAAAAACTGGTAGTAAGATCACAGAACATTGTGATGACAGCAACAGGCTGCACCAGGGAAGAGGCCGAAACGGTATTAAAACAGGCAGAAGGACATGTTAAAACTGCTATTACGATGATTTTGCTGGACTGTGAACCAGAGGCTGCAAGACAAAAGTTATCACAAGCCGGAGGGAAGATCCGCGAGGCTTTGAAATAA
- a CDS encoding MurR/RpiR family transcriptional regulator: MKGLLVRIDSYLQEAGEAEKELIKRLHKNPESVLRKSIKEIAKETYTSPATVVRLCKKLGCKGYKDFQNTLAYEVALFQESRDIAFQKITREDSMEDIIYKVTKKNIESLETTQKLIEPKVVIECVRLLENSRTVTLFGLGTSLLAARDLYLKLLRADVICNVCDDWHTQLLAARNLRKGDLAIAISYSGLTEEILQCVKEAKGNGAKVIAITRAVESELASEADFVLPVAATELIHRSGAMSSRISQLNVIDIFFTAYVNRNYDVCMSKFTKNYIQKKGSTEHD; this comes from the coding sequence ATGAAAGGTCTACTTGTAAGGATTGACAGCTATCTCCAGGAGGCTGGAGAAGCGGAAAAAGAGCTGATAAAAAGACTGCACAAAAATCCGGAATCAGTCCTCCGAAAGAGTATTAAGGAGATTGCCAAAGAAACTTATACCTCTCCGGCAACGGTCGTAAGGCTATGCAAAAAACTGGGCTGTAAAGGATATAAGGATTTTCAGAATACCCTTGCTTATGAAGTGGCTTTATTCCAGGAGAGCAGGGATATTGCGTTTCAGAAGATCACACGGGAAGATTCCATGGAGGACATTATTTATAAGGTCACAAAGAAAAATATCGAATCCCTGGAAACCACTCAAAAGCTTATAGAGCCTAAGGTAGTAATAGAATGTGTGAGGCTGTTGGAAAACAGCAGAACCGTTACCTTATTTGGACTGGGAACCTCCCTTCTGGCGGCAAGAGATTTGTACTTAAAGCTCCTAAGGGCCGATGTGATATGTAATGTCTGCGACGACTGGCATACTCAGTTACTGGCTGCCAGAAATTTAAGAAAGGGTGATCTGGCCATTGCCATCAGCTATTCAGGACTTACGGAAGAAATACTTCAGTGCGTAAAGGAAGCAAAAGGAAATGGGGCAAAGGTGATCGCCATAACAAGGGCAGTGGAATCGGAACTGGCTTCTGAAGCTGATTTCGTCCTTCCTGTTGCCGCAACAGAGCTGATACACCGAAGCGGTGCCATGTCCTCCCGCATTTCACAATTAAATGTAATAGACATTTTTTTTACTGCTTATGTTAATAGAAATTATGATGTGTGTATGAGTAAGTTTACGAAAAATTATATACAGAAGAAAGGAAGTACAGAGCATGATTGA
- a CDS encoding DUF5722 domain-containing protein: MKEINIGRVMTGLFTAAFLCCASAFVALADVGAAGVQATIQSCLVNSDKNSVTVQADSNADMGGTDGVLYLVELQPYQKNLDGRTDYAASAAPGNKVTFTFPLNRNTVQDRLYSKFVIAVWDGTKYIEISKPHYITNPEMVAANTQPFNDPLTKKGLNIQLNMLGDAFELGVKHVATNISFHQILGQGIDYQYDGKTYHFDKNAITSYDETISALSGKGMTVTAIILNGWNDAEPNLIYPGTKKNANAFYYMFNPATQEGLDQTRAIAAFLAERYSGSNPNYGKISNWIIGNEINNQQWNHLGERDINSYVQAYQDAFRIFYTAIKSTSANDRVYYSLDYNWNNEIDNKLKYGGRAIVDTFNSIANEQGQMDWGLSYHPYPCPMTEPEFWDDEKTGLITNDFNSPVINFKNLTTLTDYMAQDSLKSPTGHVRHIILTEQGFTATSQTRGNVAQIQAAAYAYSYYMVDSNPHIDAYILSRQVDAPLEVRSGLSFGLWECSMDRGDDIVATRRRKIWQVFRDIDKKKYTLESTEFAKSIIGIEKWSDVVPNFRWRSLEK, from the coding sequence ATGAAGGAAATAAATATAGGCAGGGTGATGACTGGACTTTTTACCGCTGCATTTTTATGCTGTGCCTCTGCCTTTGTTGCGCTGGCAGATGTAGGCGCGGCCGGTGTACAGGCAACAATTCAGTCCTGTCTGGTCAATTCTGATAAGAACAGCGTAACGGTCCAGGCAGATAGCAATGCTGATATGGGGGGAACGGATGGGGTCCTCTACCTGGTGGAGCTTCAGCCTTACCAGAAGAATCTTGACGGCAGGACGGATTATGCGGCTTCCGCTGCACCGGGAAACAAGGTTACCTTTACATTTCCATTGAACCGTAATACGGTCCAGGACAGACTTTACAGCAAATTCGTCATTGCTGTCTGGGATGGAACAAAATATATTGAAATCAGCAAACCTCATTATATTACAAACCCTGAAATGGTTGCTGCAAATACCCAGCCATTTAACGATCCTCTTACTAAAAAGGGCTTAAACATTCAGCTTAATATGCTGGGGGATGCCTTTGAATTAGGTGTGAAGCACGTAGCCACCAATATCTCTTTTCATCAGATCCTGGGCCAGGGAATTGATTACCAGTATGATGGAAAGACCTATCATTTTGATAAGAATGCCATTACAAGCTATGACGAGACGATCAGTGCTTTATCCGGGAAAGGTATGACAGTAACCGCCATTATATTAAATGGCTGGAATGACGCCGAACCGAATCTGATCTATCCTGGAACAAAGAAAAATGCCAATGCATTTTACTACATGTTCAATCCGGCGACCCAGGAAGGGCTGGACCAGACCAGAGCTATTGCTGCTTTCCTGGCAGAACGGTACAGCGGTTCCAATCCAAACTATGGAAAGATATCAAACTGGATCATTGGGAATGAGATCAACAACCAGCAGTGGAATCATCTGGGGGAAAGGGATATTAACAGTTACGTCCAGGCTTACCAGGATGCTTTCCGGATTTTCTACACGGCCATTAAAAGTACCAGTGCCAATGACCGGGTATATTACTCCCTGGATTATAACTGGAACAATGAAATTGATAACAAGCTGAAATACGGCGGAAGAGCGATTGTAGATACCTTTAATTCCATTGCCAATGAACAGGGGCAGATGGATTGGGGGCTGTCCTATCATCCATATCCCTGTCCGATGACAGAACCGGAATTCTGGGATGATGAGAAGACCGGATTAATCACCAATGATTTTAACTCTCCGGTTATTAACTTTAAGAACCTTACCACACTGACGGATTACATGGCTCAGGATTCTCTAAAATCCCCCACCGGCCATGTGCGTCACATCATTCTGACAGAACAGGGATTTACGGCAACAAGCCAGACAAGAGGCAATGTAGCTCAGATTCAGGCAGCCGCTTATGCGTATTCCTATTACATGGTTGACAGCAATCCTCATATTGATGCTTATATCTTAAGCCGTCAGGTGGATGCCCCTCTGGAGGTGAGGAGCGGTTTATCCTTCGGACTTTGGGAATGTTCCATGGACCGGGGAGATGACATTGTAGCCACAAGGCGCCGTAAAATCTGGCAGGTATTCAGAGATATTGATAAAAAGAAATACACGCTGGAGTCAACGGAGTTTGCCAAATCCATCATAGGAATTGAGAAATGGTCTGATGTTGTTCCAAACTTCCGGTGGAGATCCCTGGAGAAATAA